The genomic stretch GACGTTGCTGAGAGGTGAAGAAGGATAAAGTCAGAGAAATGTCCATTGGATTTAACAACAAGGAGGTCAGTGATGGCCCTGGTGAGAGCAGTGAAGTGAGGAATAAATATGGATAGTGAGAAGGTGGAAACAGTGGGTACTGAGAGAGGGAGGTAGCTGCAGGAGAACGTGGTTTTGAGATATCCATCATGAAAAATTCTGTGATAGTTCAGTTGTTTCAttgtgtgtgtttgcacacaCAAGCATATGCAGAGCTGGAGCTTGGAGTTTGTCACCCCAAGGTCAGCCTTCACTTTAATTCTGGAAagctttgagaaccactagtaAGGTAGATTATGAGAACTGTAGCAACAGTTCAACTCTCGTTCCAGGGAGGAATGAAGGACGGCAGAAAGGGAGCAATTTGCTCAGTTTGTGAGTCAGGGGCACAGTCAGGAATGAAATGAGCCTCTGGCCTTCTAGAAGAGTGACCTTGGGAGAAGTAGACATCAAATTCTTACTCACCAATGCCTTATTGGTCAGTGAGCTTTGTCTACCACCCGagtttttaactttttctatTTATAAAGACATGAAATAATACATTATAAACAAAATTCAAACATTACAGATATACATAACAAAGAAAGTGAATGGCTCCTGTATCCCACCACACCACCCCCTCTCAAGGACAACCACCTTTAACAGTTTagtatattttctctatttttctcctctccttcttgcTGAGCATTGTTATtgtaaattttttataaaaatgttgtaCTGTTTTACAGCTTGCCCTCCTGTCCCTTTGGACAACTTTCCATGTCAGTATGTAGAGATCTAATTCATCCATTTTAATAACTGAATTAGTTttatcatttggattttttttagacCATCCTTATCGATGGACATAAGAGCATCcaaattttcattattatgaacactgtacatatatattattgtacatatatatttgcaGTTTGAGAGTCTTCTAGAGGGGAAGTTATAGATCAGAGGGTAtgaagattttgttttaaaagatattGCCACCCTCCAAAAAACTTTTGCCAGTTTATTTTCCCGCTAACAGTATATGCAAAAGcccatttccccacatccttaccaacaatggtactaccattttaaaaaatctttccaatttgaagaagattgagtatcttttcatatgcttattgtccattttcattcttttgtgaattatctatttatattttttgcctattttctatTATAGTGTACTTTTGGTCAATGAATTCTTATAGGCAATAATGAttggcctgattttttttttttaatcatcattttattgagatatattcacataccacacagtcatacaaaacaaatcgtactttcgattgtttacagtaccattacatagttgtacattcatcacctaaatcaatccctgacaccttcattagcacacacacaaaaataacaagaataataattagagtgaaaaagagcaattgaagtaaaaaagaacactgggtacctttgtctgtttgtttccttcccctacttttctacacatccatccataaactagacaaagtggagtttggtccttatggctttcccaatcccactgtcacccctcataagctacatttttatacaactgtcttcgagattcatgggttctggattgtagtttgatagtttcaggtatccaccaccagctaccccaattctttagaacctaaaaagggttgtctaaagtgtgcataagagtgcccaccagagtgatctctcggctcgttttggaatctctctgccactgaagcttatttcattcctttcacatcccccttttggtcaagaagatgttctccgtcccacgatgccgggtctacattcctccccgggagtcatattccacgttgccagggagattcactcccctgggtgtctgatcccacgtaggggggagggcagtgatttcacctttcaagtttggCCTGATTTTAAAAAGGCCTGGAACCATATGCACTGAATTGCTAACAGTATTTACATCCAGGGAGTGAGAGTATAGGAAATGAGAAGgatatgttcattttttatttatgttattctGCATTATTTGTGCTTAGACAATACACCTtgcatcactttttttaaaatgcagttttattgagatatattcacacaccatacaaaccatcctaaGTATAAAATCACTGGCTCATAGTTTATCACATAGTTGCTTGCAtcacttttgtaattaaaaaacagTACAGTGGAACGTAACAACAACAAATAAGTGTTTGGCCTGAATTCTCATTGGCTGGAAATCCATGATGGGTGCAAGTTTTTATTAATCACAAGTTATTTTTTGGTTTATATGcaaaaactatttattgaatgcctcctTTAGCTGGTGCTGTCCTTGGCATGTTTGCAAGTCTTGCATTTGAaccctcacaacagccctgtgaggtaggtaggaATTGGCTCCATTTTACTGAGTTCTTCCTGGCTAGGATATTATTGCTTGGTAACTCTTTGCCATATGTTTTCACTGGCTACAGGTGCTTATTGGCTGATGACTCATTGGTCAAGAGCTCTCAATGGCCAGGATTTCCAAATGGTTGTTTTAAgattcaaataataaaaatactgaaatccaccccccaccccgcccccaggAGGGATGGGATAGGTGAGATTAGGGgtggaggaagggggaggagagaaatGGGTTTCTCCCTTTGAAGCACCATTTGAGTTTGCTTTGGTCACCCATGCCCAGGATGGGTGCTTTGGGCAGAATGGGGGGATGGGAGAAAAGGGAAAGTGGTTATAAATCTTCTCGCTTTCTCAGGATGAGCTTTCTCACAAGTGCTGTGACCTGGGGCCTGATCTCTTCCACCGATACAGTTGGATCCCAAGCCCCTGCCACCTTCCCATCTGGGGCCACTAGGTACTTCCAGAAGTTCCAGGTGGGCTCCTTCCCGGAAGTCTCTagataaaaaggaagaaggagaaagaagtgtGCTTTCCTCTGTACCCTTACCTGAAATTCCAGTCTCAGTGTTCACCCCTTGAGGCTGTGGTTCTCAGTTAAAATTACCTGGGGAGCTTCTTACAATCCTGAAGCCCAGGCTACAAAGAACacttaaatcagaatctctggggataaATCTCAGGCATCAGCATTAAAGCTCTCCAGgagattccaatgtgcagccaaagtTGAGCGCACAACTACTGCTTTGGGATTCTGTGAGGTACTTGGTAAACAGGCTTTGATCCTCCTTTATTAGTGACCTCAAACTACTGAATAGCCTATACCTTACTCAGAGTCttaatggtttccaaatgttaGTCCACGGAATGGTTGCACTGGAATCACTTGGAAGGGATGCTTAAAATAAACAGATTCTTGGGCCCTGCTTCAGTATATCTCAggcttatacattttttaaagttcccagGTGCTTCTAAAGCATGGCCAGGTTTGCTCTATAGGTATGGGAACCGGGAAGGAACTAATAAAAACACACAGAGTAAAAGAGTAAACATGAGGATTGACCGATGGAACAAAATGCAAATCTGTCTCAATAAGGGACCTTGCTAAACTGTTATTTCTCATACTCTCCTCCAGGTGGATGGGTTGGCTGGTAAGGGGCACAAAGGCAACCAGGAGCCTGGAGTGGGAGAAAGCAAAAATGGAGCCTCCAAATGAGGAGAAAGGCCTTTGGAAGGAGACAGGACCATAAAGCCAAGCTTGGTCCACAATCCCATTTTGTGTCTCTGAAGCTTCTGGGGCTGGAGAAGGGTCTTAATTCTGAAATATTAAGTCCTTATAGTTTAGTTCAGGAGGGTTTCCTCCCATGGACTACAAACATGGCCTCTGACTCACGACAGGAGATGCTTGTTAGTCATCTTGATCAGCCTTCTCAGGGCATGTGGCTTCCCCTATCCGTGCCTTGGTTTCTCCATCCAAAGTCCATAAGCTAAACTAATTCACACTGACTAATATATGAGGGCCCAGCTGCCTTCTAGGAACCCCTGCATGTGAAAACAGTATCCTAGAGAAGTCACCAAGAGTGACTCTGAGGGAGAACTTTAAAGCAGCAAGGGTAGAAATGTTCTTAGGCAGGAATATCAGAGCCAGTGGCTTCTGCTGACTAGGGAGCCAGGGCCTCAGCCAGAGAAGGGAAGGTAAGGGATGAAGGGAGCAGGACTCACCGGTCAGGTACTTGAAGGCCGGGTGGGCACCAGTGCCAGTGACTGCGACCTTGCTAAACATGGGGAAAGAGACACTGTAGGTGCGGCGAGCAAAGCTCTCGATCTCCTTGTTGCTGTCAGGCTCCTGCTGCCCAAACTGGTTGCAGGGGAAGGCCAGCACATTGAAGTGGTGGGGGCCCAGGTCCCGCTGCAGCTGCTGCAGGGCTCGATAGTGCTGGTCTGTGTAGCCACACTCGCTGGCCACGTTCACCACGAGGGACACCTGGGtggcaaaaacaaaacccaagcaCATACCCAACCTAGTGAAAAGGCATGCACTTGTATGTGCCCAACAATTCATGCTCTGTCACATGGACAAGAGCACTACGTACGCAAATGTAACTGTGCATGCAATGCCCTCACATATACACAAACGAATGCACATACACTTATGAAATCAAATATGCAGCGGCTTAcagacatgcatgcacacacatacagaacCACTTGTGAGCGTAAGCACACAATACACATAAATGGGTATGTACATGCCCTGTGAGACAAAGATATACGCACATCACACATGTCCACTGGGGTGCTTTCAGATGGTTCATATCCATCTACTGATTGAGGTACTCATGTACTAAAAAACACACATAACACATTCACAGAGAAAGGTGCACACACACCAGTGAACACATATCAGGAGGTAATGTGAGGGAGTGGAAAGGCAGACCTGGGTTCAGTTTCTGAATCAGCCAGCTAGCATTCATCACTCTACCCTACGGTTGCCTGTATATAAGTGTAGCTCCCTCCTAGAATGTGAGCCCCCTAGGGACAGGAGCTATGTCCACTTCATCTCAACACCTAGAGTATGAAAAAGGCTCAGTGTCTGCTGAATGATTAAGCaagtgtgcacacatacacacatactcaaATATCTGCAAAGGTAAATAGAGGCTGGGATTTCTTGATAAAAGGTCTCCTAGAACCCTAGGGGAATCcctttttttgcccctgttttagtttcctagcagCTAAAACAAATCCCAtgtaatgggttggtttaactacaagaatttattggttcatggtttcagagactagaaggtcGGAATCGtatggctggctggcaatctctggggttccttgccttttccatcacttggcaatgaagctggcagtgtcttctttcttttctggattccattgacttccagctcctggctacTCTCCAAGGCTTctctatgtccaatttcctttgcttatgaggacttcagccattTGGGACTGAGGACTTCAGCCATTTGGGACTAAGAACtaacctcattcagtttgggtacaccttaactaacaacatcttcaaaaggttcaCTTCTAtaggaccagaggttgggacctgaacatgccttttgtggggaacatgattcagtccccaatagtccaccctctggatccccaaaagacatgttcttcccacatgcaaaatacattgatTCCATCACAATATTCCAAAAGCCTTAAGCATTTCAATAACAGTACTAAATACAAAGTATCATgaaaatcagttatgggtatgGTACATCCTGGGACGAAATTCCTCTTCATCTGTGGGCCCGTGAAACTCAGAAAACAAGTTATTTGCCTCCAATATACAATGAAAGGACAagtataggataaacattcccattccagaagggacaaattagaaggaaaacaggattcatggatcccaaacaattctgaaaaccaGCAGGGCAAACTTAATTAgctttcaaggtctgagagtcatctatggatcaatgttttgtcctctgagcctgatggagtggcagccccatcCCTTCCAACACTTCTGCAGTAGCCATGCTTTCCCCAAGCCCTGGGACAtaggccccaccctctctgaaCACTGAGGTgatagcactcttcctgaacaaaggGGTGTAAGGCCCTCCCTCTCCAAGCATGGGGCAGATGGCCTGCCCCCTCCAAGTGCACGGGTGGGCTTACTCTCTTAGCCCGAGGAGAGCTTTTCAGTCCAGACCTTTACTTCCCTGTATTGACtttaaagtcatttttccttcagttcttcTCTTCTCTATCCCTTTCAGGCATTGcttctgttcatacaaattttgcaaaaaaaactTGTTGGCCTTGCATGCAGTTCAAGGCAGTCCAAACTGTGGAAAAAGAACTTTCcatagatccttcctggataactgcatttctgatcctgacttccactgaaatagctgactggatccatgttcagccacaccccctttagcaaagggttgttcagttcagttaaatcctcacatgaaGTTCTGTTGGGACTCATTTCTTGGAAGCTCAGAGAGAGTCCTAATAGAGCTACTTCTGGTCCTAGTCTTGGAGCACACTATAggccaagaattttccaaatgatcAATTGTTAGTTTCTTGTGTTTAAAAGTTCAATCtccagtttatctctttcctctctcatttcactattAGCTTCAAGAAGAAATCAGTCTGGCTGCATAGTCCATGCtgagcttggaaatctcctcagctaaatatccaaattcatcACTTGCAAATTCTGCCTTCAATCCAACTCAAAACACAATTTTGTCAAGGTCTCTACTACTTTATAAAAAGGACCTTCCAGTTTCCAATGACAagtttatcatttccttctaaggcacTGCTGGAAGTACTGTTTAACGTCCATATCTCTaccaacattctgttcatgatgAATTATGTATTATCTAAGATGACACAAACTTTTTCTACAGCTCTCATTCATTTTTGTGCCCTCTctattcttccagcctctatccattttccaattccaaagccatttctatattttagttatttgtaatagcagcaccccattttccggtaccaaaaactgttttagtttcctggctgctaaaacaaataacataccatataatgggttgtgttaacaacaggaattcattggctcttggttttagaggctagaaggcttgcttcctcccaagaTTGGTATTCTGGTTGGTGCACAATCTTTGCGGTTCCTtgatatgccagtttggatatattatgtcccccccaaaagccatattcttttatgcaatcttgtgggggcagatgtattagtgttgattaggttggaaccttttgattaagagtctccatgaagatgtgactcaatcaactgtgggtgaaaggtttgattaaattatttccatggagatgtggaccccgcccatcctgatttaatcattggagtcctaaaaaagagctcacaaacagaaggagctcagagcagctgagagggacattttaaagagaagctaagaacttACATTGACaatgacacttggagatgcttggagacgtttggagatgctagcctagagtttgctccggagaagctaagagaggaccctgatgcttagatgcacaggagctgaagaagctaagagagacccagagacattttggagaaagccattttgaaatgcaacctgggagcaaaggaccagcagatgccagctgcatgccttcccagctgacagaggtgttccggacacaatctgcctttcttcagtgaaggtatcctcttgttgatgccttagtttggacacttttatggccttaaaactctgaatttgtaaccatataaaccccctttataaaagccaattcatttctggtattttgtataaaagcagcattagcaaaccgaacacttggtttttccatcacatggaaTGCATGTAGTGgagtcttttttctcttctgggttccgttgacttccagcttctggctgctccctgtggcttctctctgtgtccaatttcctttgctcgtaaggacttcagccatattggattaaggcccaccctcattcagtttgggcgcaccttaactaatgacatcttcaaaggtcctgtttacaattggattcacacccacaggaccagggacaTGTTATGGGACACAATTCAATACCGAATAAACCCCCTCCCTCCGGAAACATACACCACTTTGTAATAAGACTTTCTTTAATTAGTACACTTACCCTTAAAGTTATTAAAGGCTTCAGGTGATGAATATAAAGTTAGCCAATGCAATTTGGTTATAATACTGAAGTTAGAATTTAAGCACCAAAGCTATGTTTTTAGCTTCTAGGTATATATGACTAAAGAATTTTAAACCCTTCCCCATGCCTAGGCAGGCCAGATCCATCTACCTGGACACTTTTTGAGAAGAGTCAGGAATATACTAGCTGGTCCCATAAGGAAGATGACAACCTTCCAAAGTAGCCCAAGGCACTGGACATGCACAGACACAAACTGCTCAGATGAGACAGGGTTTATCAacttcagcactattgacattttagatggtttttttttttttttttttggttaggtCATGGGAGGCTATCCTGCCCGTTGCAGGATGTTTATCAGCATCCCtgtcctctacccactagatgccagtagtatCTCCCCAACTGTGATACCAAAAATATCCTAAAACATTGCCAAACATCTCCCAAGGAGCAAAACTGTCCCTAGTTGAGACCCTTCTGGACTAGATGATGAAAGAGCTATAACTCTCCCATAGTGCCTCCACCAGATGAGGAAGGACTCATTACTTAGGTCCACAGGCTGTTAGAACAACCCTCTCCCATTTGTTGTCAACATATGCCATACTTTGTCTGGGGTGCTTAGAAACTGGGAC from Choloepus didactylus isolate mChoDid1 chromosome 2, mChoDid1.pri, whole genome shotgun sequence encodes the following:
- the GPX7 gene encoding glutathione peroxidase 7 produces the protein MVVTLAVAWLLLSAAASAQREQDFYDFKAVNIRGKLVSLEKYRGSVSLVVNVASECGYTDQHYRALQQLQRDLGPHHFNVLAFPCNQFGQQEPDSNKEIESFARRTYSVSFPMFSKVAVTGTGAHPAFKYLTETSGKEPTWNFWKYLVAPDGKVAGAWDPTVSVEEIRPQVTALVRKLILRKREDL